The nucleotide sequence GTCGTAGGACAGTAAGAAAGAAACCCGGAGTCCGGAGAGTATGTGTCCCGTCCAGGGTAGTCTTGGAGGGCAGTGATGAGCGTCCCATGAGCTGACGAGTCGATAATTCTCTTCGGGAGCTGTTTTTAGCGTCCAGTATGTAACTGTGCATGCTCTGTGATCGGATTTAGTTTTGGACATTCGACGACCTCTGTCTGGGTCGGAGGCGTGCGAAATGTGGGAAGTCACTGATGACGCTGGCATGAATGAGAGGCGTGGctgcaaaggaaaacaatgatTTTCCTGCGTTAAAAGCTTGAGATTCCCCAAGAGAAGTTCCAcaaaagggagggacagagcctGTTGTATAGGAGCTGGAGgaccaggcaggcagggagggcgggGCCGGGCATGGAGGGGACAGTGGTGTCAAGGTGGCAGGCGTTCCAGGCACCTTGATTTGCGGTCTCTTGGCCTTCGTTGTCCAGGTGACGGTCTCTTCTGAGGGAAGGACATCCATGACCTTCGCTGCTAACTCGGATGACACAGTGAGGAAGATCAAAGAACACGTCCGGGCGAAGACCAAGATTCCTGTGCAGGACCAGGTCCTGTTGCTGGGCTCCAAGATGCTGAAGCCCCAGAGGAGGCTGTCGTCTTACGGCATTGACAAGGAGACGACCATCCACCTCACTCTGAAGGTGGTGACGCCCAGTGATGAGGAGCTGCCTGTGACTCTGGTGCAGTCCTGTGATGGGGGGCAGAGGCACCTCCTCCAGGTGCGAAGGTCCAGCTCAGTGGCCCAGGTGAAACAGATGATCAAGACCAAGACCGCGATCGCGCCTGAGCAACAGATTGTGACTTGCAATGGCAAGAGGCTGGAAGATGGGAAGAGCATGGCGGATTACGGCGTCAGACGGGGCGCTTCACTCTGGCTGGCAGACTACTGCATTGGGGGGTGAGCCCGCTGATAGCTCTCACTCCCCCCACATCCTTTGATGATTTCCCCAAAttaacaagaaagagaaagatggaaaattagGGGTGAAGTGGGAAGGAAGACTGCAGAAAAGTTTCTAACTCCATGATTTTTTGATCGAACACAGTTGATTAGGTGTCTGCATTGTATATATtactgaaaatagaaaacaatattttaaggcACAGTAGAGACAGCATCAAAGCCAGCTTGGAATTCAATCCTTTCCCTCGTCCctctgatttttagaaaaattcctATTTCTTCCGTCCAACAGGATAGTAAGTTCCACATTGGGATCCAGGTTCCCCTAACTCCTGTGTTCCCACCGGCATATTTCATCTGTAATATCACTCAGTAtgttgaattaaattgaatttctgaTTGTAGAGAACAGTGAAAGGATTTATATTGAAGTGTGTTAATTCCTCTGGTATGATTACAGTCTAAGtaataaagaatttagaaattcAACTAAACTGTCTTCTCTGTCCTCATTTAACGTTGTTCGGCAGGAAATGACCCCGGCGCGGTGCGCCATCTCACGCTCTACGCCCCACGCTGAGTTCAGCTGTTCTTATTTCTGGAGATGATGGTGCGCGTGGATGACACCTCCCCTGGGGACTCAGATTTTGTTCTCCAGTGTGCGGGGGTCCCTGGGGAAGGTGTGGTCATGGAGCCGTCTCTGTCCTGCCTGCATTCGGGTCTGGCAGGTCTTCTCTGGGGTGGGGGCATCTTTCAGGTGGGGGCTCTCAGTTGGTCTCTGGGTTGACTCCCGAGGCTGTGCCCGGGTTCTGGCTGACAGAGCCTTTTCCTGGCTCCCTCCTGCACCCCCCACCTCTGTGTCTGCTCCTCCCTCGGGAATGTGGATCTTCCTGTATCTTCCTCACTCACTCCTTTGTCACTGTCCCTCTTGTGTCTCATGACTGGTCAAGAACACATTTTTCGCACCATCTTAGACATGCCTTGCCCCTTCTGCTCTTTAAACTTGCTCAAGAACCACCTTGTGCAGAAGAGAATCCAGCTGAATCCCAGCGGCACCACCCCTACTTAGGGGAATTCCTTGTTCTGCTTTGGGCTCCAGTGCTCTTGGTGGCACTAGTGACCTGGTTAGGTGGGCATTAGGTTGGACTGATTTCCCTGGACGAGCAACTGCGGCTCCTTGTTTTGGATGGGTCTCCCGCAGGGCAGAGTCTGGGATTGCTCTGTCAACTAGGGGGACTCCTGAGGCCAGACACTGTGGGGTCTTCACGGTGTGCGCCATCAGACTGGGGGAGAGGGAACGTTAGTTGTCCTGCCGTACAGGGTGTTACCAGCATGTGGACTCTCCGGGCATTGTCACTGGACCCCTGAGGCGGGGAAGGTCCTCTGGAAATCATGCCTTCTCTCTTCATCAGCTTAAGAGAGAGCCGGCAGGCCACTTCCCCTCCCTGAACCTGTATATGCAGCATAGCGGGATTTGCCCTGAAGCAGaggaacattggggaggggagcGGAGAATGGGGCCTCCCCATGGACCTCCGACTCCCTGAGGACACATGTTGCCCATTCTCACAGGGAAACGGACAGGCCGAGGGCTCGCTGCCTTCCCAATGCACATTCCCATCCGTGGCCCGCGGCTCACCCcttcctcccgcccccgccccgcactCACCGcccagcctgccctccccccacactgcGCAGGAGCGTCCTGGCGGCCCCCTTCACGTGCTTGTTCCTGAGGGTGTAGATGAGCGGGTTGAGCGCCGGGGTGACCACGGTGTAGAAGAGCGAAACGAACTTGCCCCGGCCCTGGTCGTAGCGGCGCGTGGGCTGTAGGTAGGT is from Mustela lutreola isolate mMusLut2 chromosome 7, mMusLut2.pri, whole genome shotgun sequence and encodes:
- the LOC131835463 gene encoding ubiquitin D-like, with product MASGTSCLHVTVSSEGRTSMTFAANSDDTVRKIKEHVRAKTKIPVQDQVLLLGSKMLKPQRRLSSYGIDKETTIHLTLKVVTPSDEELPVTLVQSCDGGQRHLLQVRRSSSVAQVKQMIKTKTAIAPEQQIVTCNGKRLEDGKSMADYGVRRGASLWLADYCIGG